One Clostridia bacterium DNA window includes the following coding sequences:
- a CDS encoding methyltransferase, with the protein MEGYVEVTDVDLREGEVEEDLQCKGLRILQAPGTYRFSSDSALLANFATCSAGEVGVELCAGSAVVSMLLAAKTPLRRIVAVELQASFAERAARSVKRNGLEARVAVWQGDAVRCAEAFGCGTQDFVVVNPPYFRVGEGEMSEDATVAMCRHETHITLREVCQTAAKLLRFGGRMYIVYTATRLAELFDEMKRAGIEPKKLVSIQPVSGRQADTVLVEGKRGGKRGMVVVNAVRGDLEAKYTTRE; encoded by the coding sequence GTGGAAGGATACGTGGAAGTGACGGACGTCGATCTGCGCGAAGGCGAGGTCGAAGAAGATTTGCAATGCAAGGGGCTACGGATATTGCAGGCCCCGGGCACGTATCGGTTCAGTTCGGACTCGGCGCTTTTGGCCAACTTCGCCACCTGTTCGGCGGGCGAAGTGGGCGTGGAGTTGTGCGCGGGCTCGGCGGTGGTGAGTATGCTGTTGGCGGCCAAGACGCCCCTAAGGCGTATCGTGGCCGTGGAGTTGCAAGCATCGTTCGCCGAACGGGCGGCGCGGAGCGTGAAACGCAACGGGTTAGAGGCGCGTGTGGCCGTGTGGCAAGGAGACGCCGTGCGGTGCGCCGAAGCGTTCGGCTGCGGCACGCAGGACTTCGTTGTGGTCAACCCCCCCTACTTCCGCGTGGGCGAGGGCGAGATGAGCGAGGACGCCACGGTGGCTATGTGCCGACACGAAACGCATATCACGTTGCGCGAGGTGTGCCAAACGGCGGCCAAGTTGCTACGCTTCGGCGGGCGAATGTATATCGTCTACACCGCCACCAGGTTGGCGGAGTTGTTCGACGAGATGAAACGAGCGGGCATAGAGCCCAAAAAATTGGTGAGTATCCAGCCCGTCTCGGGCAGGCAAGCGGATACGGTGTTGGTGGAAGGCAAGCGCGGCGGCAAGCGCGGCATGGTGGTCGTGAACGCAGTGCGGGGCGACCTCGAAGCGAAGTACACCACGAGGGAGTAG
- a CDS encoding transketolase produces MDLKEMSKQIRMDTMRCIGSIGTGHIGGCLSIVEVLTLLYFKHMNVSPTEPRKGGRDRLVVSKGHAGPALYATLANKGYFDKSVLYTLNQGGTSLPSHCDMNKTPGVDMTAGSLGQGFSCAVGIALASRLSRDGATVYAILGDGESQEGQIWEAAMWARQQRLDNLIAFTDYNKMQIDGTTAEICDLEPLDAKWRAFGWHVIVVKDGNDLDEVDAAITEAKAVKGLPTMIILNTVKGKGVSIAEAKGVGSHSFSVTKEEVEQACEEIRRA; encoded by the coding sequence ATGGATTTGAAAGAGATGAGCAAGCAAATACGCATGGATACCATGCGTTGCATCGGCAGCATCGGCACAGGCCATATCGGCGGATGTCTGTCCATCGTGGAAGTCCTCACCCTTCTGTACTTCAAGCACATGAATGTGAGCCCCACCGAACCTCGCAAAGGGGGCAGAGACCGCTTGGTCGTCAGCAAAGGGCACGCAGGCCCCGCCTTGTACGCCACCTTGGCCAACAAGGGCTACTTCGACAAATCCGTCCTGTACACCCTCAACCAAGGGGGCACCAGCCTTCCCTCGCATTGCGATATGAACAAGACGCCGGGCGTGGATATGACCGCCGGCAGCCTGGGGCAGGGCTTCAGTTGTGCGGTGGGCATCGCGTTGGCCTCCCGCCTCTCGCGTGACGGCGCGACCGTGTACGCCATATTGGGCGACGGCGAGAGCCAAGAGGGGCAGATATGGGAAGCCGCCATGTGGGCGCGCCAACAACGGCTGGACAACCTCATCGCCTTCACCGACTACAACAAAATGCAGATAGACGGCACCACCGCCGAAATATGCGACCTCGAGCCGTTGGACGCCAAGTGGCGCGCCTTCGGCTGGCACGTCATCGTCGTCAAGGACGGCAACGACCTGGACGAAGTGGACGCGGCCATCACCGAGGCCAAGGCCGTCAAAGGCTTGCCGACCATGATCATTCTCAACACCGTCAAAGGCAAGGGCGTGTCCATCGCCGAAGCCAAGGGTGTGGGTAGCCACAGCTTCTCGGTCACCAAAGAAGAGGTCGAGCAAGCGTGCGAAGAAATACGGAGGGCGTAA
- a CDS encoding DnaD domain protein, producing MPTCTFAPNQEQGHTVVDNAFIVHFLPYAGEDAVKVYLYGLMLCATPLSEQNTLRHIADGLDLTEKAVTDAFEYWQSMGLVRILTASPLTVNYLSPSKALAPTRALPKDKYADFLVQLQELFPDRMMSTNELYNYLQFLEETHVDPQALLMIAKFCVDRKSTDVRAPYVLTVARNWYREGCTTLSDAEARIQEADAASDELREVFRALKKKSTPDIDDRQLYVKWTRNWGFAPAAVIRAAKTVKRGGMERLDAVLDGYFRAGVFSVEDIERYIKTREATFDLAVRVNKILGLYYESLDYVVETYTTPWLTLGYSDKSLVLLAKYCAMRGVRTLEGMQAVVTKCYDEGVVDDRSVAVFLDQYATVERKVSAVIEATGSTRRPTETDRELYRTWTSTWGFDDEVILYAAALSLGKPYPMANMGNLLSRWHQAGLDTVDRIKEVAATDTPHTSPAKSNRRAAAPSYIAPTAGDEFRRAEIRAELQADPDFRRLDQKVRTLNMQVAHCQLDEVDVPLTLAEDLKAAQEARDARVRALGFDPKDI from the coding sequence ATGCCTACCTGCACATTCGCACCCAACCAAGAACAAGGCCACACCGTAGTGGACAACGCCTTTATCGTGCACTTCCTGCCCTACGCGGGCGAGGACGCCGTCAAGGTGTACCTGTACGGGCTGATGCTATGCGCTACGCCCTTGAGCGAGCAAAACACCCTGCGGCACATCGCGGACGGGCTGGACCTCACCGAGAAAGCGGTGACGGACGCCTTCGAGTATTGGCAAAGCATGGGGTTGGTGCGCATTCTCACCGCCTCGCCCCTCACGGTCAACTATCTTTCGCCGTCCAAGGCCCTCGCGCCCACGCGCGCCCTGCCCAAGGACAAATACGCGGACTTTTTGGTGCAGTTGCAGGAGTTGTTCCCCGACCGTATGATGAGCACCAACGAGTTGTACAATTATCTGCAATTCCTTGAAGAAACGCACGTGGACCCGCAGGCCCTCTTGATGATCGCCAAGTTCTGCGTGGACCGCAAATCGACTGACGTCCGCGCGCCCTACGTCCTTACCGTGGCGCGTAATTGGTACCGCGAGGGTTGCACCACCCTATCGGACGCCGAGGCGCGCATACAAGAGGCCGACGCGGCGTCGGACGAACTGCGCGAAGTGTTCCGCGCCCTCAAAAAGAAGTCCACTCCCGACATCGACGACAGGCAACTCTACGTCAAATGGACGCGGAATTGGGGCTTTGCGCCCGCCGCCGTCATTCGCGCGGCCAAAACCGTCAAGCGGGGCGGTATGGAGCGACTGGACGCGGTGTTGGACGGCTACTTCCGCGCGGGCGTGTTTTCGGTGGAAGATATCGAGCGCTATATCAAAACGCGTGAGGCCACCTTTGACCTCGCCGTCCGCGTCAACAAGATACTTGGCCTCTATTACGAAAGCCTCGACTACGTAGTGGAGACCTACACCACCCCGTGGCTCACCCTGGGCTACAGCGACAAGAGCCTCGTGCTCCTTGCCAAATACTGCGCCATGCGCGGCGTGCGCACCCTCGAGGGGATGCAAGCCGTGGTGACCAAGTGCTACGACGAGGGCGTGGTGGACGACCGCAGCGTGGCGGTCTTCCTCGACCAGTACGCCACGGTGGAGCGCAAAGTGTCCGCCGTCATCGAGGCCACAGGTTCTACCCGCCGCCCCACCGAGACCGACCGCGAACTCTATCGCACCTGGACCTCTACCTGGGGCTTTGACGACGAGGTCATTCTCTACGCCGCCGCCCTCTCGCTGGGCAAGCCCTACCCCATGGCCAATATGGGCAATCTGCTCTCCCGTTGGCACCAGGCGGGGCTCGATACGGTAGACCGCATCAAAGAAGTGGCGGCCACCGATACCCCCCATACGTCCCCCGCCAAATCGAACCGCCGTGCCGCCGCGCCTTCCTATATAGCGCCCACCGCGGGCGACGAATTCCGCCGCGCCGAGATACGCGCCGAATTGCAGGCCGACCCCGACTTCCGTCGGCTCGACCAAAAGGTGCGCACCCTCAATATGCAGGTGGCGCATTGCCAACTGGACGAAGTGGACGTCCCCCTCACCCTTGCGGAGGACCTCAAAGCCGCCCAAGAGGCCCGCGACGCACGCGTCCGCGCCCTCGGCTTCGACCCGAAAGATATATAA
- a CDS encoding transketolase family protein, with product MQMREVLASCLEEFMAADKKVVVIDADLAKADGTANLSKKFPEQAFDVGIAEQNMASVAAGMASYGFKPYITSFSPFATRRLLDQLTISIAYSKQNVKIVGTDPGITAEVNGGTHMGLEDIGCLRSVAGVAIFEPSDPDQLRAAMPQINAYDGPLYIRLFRKDLPVIHAADYRFDLFKADVLREGKDVTLFVSGFLTADALKTADELAAEGIAAEVVEVHTIKPVDADTVCASVAKTGCAVTIENHNVVGGFGSAILETIAEAPVPTVRVGVPDRFGEVGKLPYLRKVMGMTLEDIVAAAKKAVSLKK from the coding sequence ATGCAAATGCGAGAAGTTTTGGCAAGTTGTTTGGAAGAATTCATGGCGGCCGACAAAAAGGTGGTCGTCATTGACGCGGACCTCGCGAAAGCCGACGGCACCGCCAACCTCAGTAAGAAGTTTCCCGAGCAGGCCTTCGACGTGGGCATCGCCGAGCAAAACATGGCGTCGGTAGCGGCGGGCATGGCGAGCTACGGCTTCAAGCCCTATATCACGTCCTTCTCCCCCTTCGCTACGCGTAGACTGTTGGACCAACTGACCATCAGCATCGCCTACAGCAAGCAAAACGTCAAAATCGTGGGCACCGACCCCGGCATCACCGCCGAAGTCAACGGCGGCACGCACATGGGATTGGAAGACATAGGCTGTTTGCGTTCGGTGGCGGGCGTGGCTATTTTCGAGCCGAGCGATCCCGACCAACTGCGAGCGGCAATGCCCCAAATCAACGCCTACGACGGGCCTTTGTACATTCGCCTGTTCCGCAAGGACCTACCCGTCATTCACGCCGCAGACTACCGCTTTGACCTTTTCAAAGCGGACGTACTCCGCGAGGGCAAGGACGTGACCTTGTTCGTGAGCGGCTTCCTCACCGCGGACGCGCTGAAAACGGCCGACGAGCTGGCGGCCGAGGGCATAGCGGCCGAGGTGGTCGAAGTGCACACCATCAAACCCGTGGACGCCGACACCGTGTGTGCCTCCGTCGCCAAGACGGGCTGTGCCGTCACCATCGAGAACCACAACGTGGTGGGCGGCTTCGGCTCCGCCATATTGGAGACCATCGCCGAGGCTCCCGTCCCCACCGTGCGCGTAGGCGTGCCCGATCGCTTCGGCGAGGTGGGCAAACTGCCCTATCTGCGCAAGGTGATGGGTATGACCTTGGAAGATATCGTCGCCGCCGCCAAAAAGGCCGTATCGCTGAAGAAATAA